A single Gasterosteus aculeatus chromosome 2, fGasAcu3.hap1.1, whole genome shotgun sequence DNA region contains:
- the LOC120829617 gene encoding PTB domain-containing engulfment adapter protein 1, with product MTDSSEEDNEISFPVKFLGRVEVVRPDGLQVLSEAVQGLKTPQGDMSKNAAKKSKVLLFLSRDALDVLEKKTKYMLYTCPLSTVSFCAVLPSSPKVFGFVARHPAADASHCYVFQSRALSHVLVSAIGEAFRASRKEEGVGVGRDLIVEALRLKNKMLQRENAELKDKLANSKP from the exons ATGACCGACTCCTCGGAGGAAGATAATGAAATTTCCTTTCCGGTGAAG TTCCTCGGCCGAGTTGAGGTGGTGCGTCCCGATGGACTGCAGGTCCTGTCTGAAGCGGTTcaggggttaaag ACGCCGCAGGGGGACATGTCTAAAAACGCAGCGAAGAAGAGCAAAGTGCTGCTGTTCCTGTCGCGCGACGCACTGGACGTGTTGGAAAAGAAGACGAAG TACATGTTGTACACGTGTCCCCTGTCCACGGTGTCCTTCTGTGCCGTCCTCCCTTCCTCGCCCAAAGTCTTCGGGTTCGTGGCCCGCCACCCCGCTGCCGACGCGAGCCACTGTTACGTGTTCCAGAGCCGCGCGCTG TCTCACGTGCTGGTCTCGGCTATCGGGGAGGCCTTCCGAGCTTCGAGAAAGGAGGAAGGCGTTGGTGTGGGAAGAGACCTGATCGTGGAGGCCCTGCGACTTAAG aacaaaaTGCTGCAAAGAGAGAATGCTGAGCTGAAGGACAAACTAGCCAACTCCAAACCATAA
- the tmem106c gene encoding transmembrane protein 106C: protein MGIRWSRSGSSLSLLPGRQRSEPRDSDDDSLDGLVRREDIAQFPYVEFTGRDSITCPTCQGTGRIPSGQVNELVALIPYSDQRLRPQRTKLYVVLSVVLCLLASSLVAFFLFPRSVVVVDDGIHSVTVHLNPFTMTVLMNMTSTLNLSNPNFFSVLVQSVSCQVLYMKTVIGTQQLDSVTTILPLGHSQVNYTVSVEIGSSAPYVYAFCSMPIKVHNIVVYMQTTVKTSYMVRTSQNSLEAYRYIDCGSNSTRHRTGPNRQLLPTEGPSPLLLQGPGRPGGPSAAFL from the exons ATGGGGATCCGGTGGTCCCGTAGCGGCAGCAGCCTGTCGCTCCTCCCGGGGAGGCAGCGCTCCGAGCCGAGAGATTCTGACGACGACTCCTTGGACGGGCTGGTCAGACGGGAGGACATCGCCCAGTTCCCCTACGTGGAGTTCACCGGCAGGGACAGCATCACGTGTCCAACGTGCCAAGGCACCGGGCGAATACCGTCGG GTCAAGTGAATGAGCTGGTCGCATTGATCCCGTACAGCGACCAGAGGCTGCGGCCCCAGAGAAC GAAGCTGTACGTGGTCCTGTCTGTGGTGTTGTGCCTCCTTGCTTCCTCGCTCGTGGCCTTCTTCCTGTTCCCTCGctccgtggtggtggtggatgaTGGGATACACTCTGTCACCGTGCACCTCAACCCCTTCACCATGACTGTCCTCATGAACATGACG AGCACACTGAACCTCAGCAATCCGAACTTCTTCTCGGTGCTGGTGCAGAGTGTGAGCTGCCAGGTCCTCTACATGAAGACGGTGATCGGCACCCAGCAGCTGGACAGCGTCACCACCATCCTGCCGCTCGGCCACAGTCAG GTCAACTACACCGTCAGCGTGGAGATTGGGAGCAGCGCGCCGTACGTCTA TGCCTTCTGCTCCATGCCCATTAAGGTCCACAACATCGTGGTCTACATGCA GACCACGGTGAAAACGTCCTACATGGTGCGAACGTCCCAGAACAGCCTGGAGGCCTACCGCTACATCGACTGCGGCTCCAACTCCACGCGCCACCGGACCGGCCCGAACCGGCAGCTCCTGCCGACAGAAGGGCCCTCGCCTCTTCTGCTCCAGGGTCCGGGACGACCCGGAGGACCCAGCGCTGCTTTTTTGTGA